A region of Rhodoferax potami DNA encodes the following proteins:
- a CDS encoding response regulator transcription factor — MRQNLLMIEDDARLASMVAEYLEQSGFSVAHAGDGHSGLARLAADSGVPPPDLVILDLMLPDMDGLEICRRIRALPGAMGQVPVLMLTAKGDAMDRIIGLEIGADDYLPKPFEPRELLARIRAILRRKGETPATNAKALRFGTLEIDRDARTVTVAGTACELTSYQFDLLVALAERAGRVLTRDQIMEAVRGRELEAFDRSIDVHMGRIRAAIEADAKEPKRILTVRGVGYVFARQQD, encoded by the coding sequence ATGCGCCAAAACCTGCTCATGATCGAAGACGATGCCCGGCTAGCCTCTATGGTGGCCGAGTACCTCGAACAATCCGGCTTCTCCGTAGCCCACGCGGGCGATGGACATAGCGGTCTCGCCCGGCTCGCCGCAGACAGCGGAGTCCCGCCACCGGACTTGGTGATCCTGGACCTGATGCTCCCGGACATGGACGGTCTCGAGATTTGCCGCCGCATCCGCGCCCTGCCCGGCGCGATGGGGCAAGTCCCTGTACTGATGCTGACCGCCAAAGGGGATGCGATGGACCGCATCATCGGGCTGGAAATCGGCGCCGACGACTACCTGCCCAAGCCCTTTGAACCCCGCGAACTGCTGGCACGGATTCGCGCCATCCTGCGGCGCAAGGGGGAGACACCCGCCACGAACGCCAAAGCCTTGCGCTTCGGCACCCTCGAAATCGACCGCGATGCCCGCACCGTCACGGTGGCCGGCACCGCCTGCGAGCTCACCTCATACCAATTCGACCTGCTGGTCGCGCTGGCAGAGCGGGCCGGCCGGGTACTGACCCGCGACCAGATCATGGAAGCGGTGCGGGGCCGCGAGCTGGAGGCCTTTGACCGCTCCATCGATGTGCACATGGGCCGCATCCGCGCAGCCATCGAAGCAGACGCCAAGGAGCCCAAACGCATCCTGACGGTCCGTGGCGTGGGTTATGTGTTTGCCCGGCAGCAGGACTAA
- a CDS encoding sensor histidine kinase — protein sequence MLHKLYVRIWLAVVLTVVVLTLLVGWVWRMTSEPPLREVVVRNEFGEVIGNGRARLSRPPPVPGLSLGDHPPPPDTKDDASDDRDSERPGRFGRGPEFLVRMADGQTIHLHLPRPPNNNFKAPFGFAWTLALVAVAVALGTYPIIRRLTRRLETLQNGVERWGNGDLGARVRMQGDDEVGFLAARFNHAAEQIETLVQARDTLLASQKSLLANASHELRSPLARIRMGLELMGSTPSAAFKQEVARNIAELDQLIEEILLASRLDAKEADLGTVESVDLVGLAAEECARNQALLDVELQAFEVPGVAKLLRRAVRNLLENARRYGAGDVRLVVREEAEWALIQVCDSGPGVPPEQQQRIFEPFYRLPGASEREGGVGLGLALVKSITERHGGTVRCTNRPEGGACFEIRLPLKGA from the coding sequence ATGCTGCACAAGCTGTATGTCCGCATCTGGCTGGCCGTGGTGCTCACGGTCGTGGTGCTGACCTTGCTGGTCGGATGGGTGTGGCGCATGACCAGCGAGCCGCCCCTGCGGGAAGTCGTAGTGCGCAATGAATTTGGCGAGGTCATCGGCAACGGCCGGGCCCGCCTGAGCCGCCCGCCACCGGTACCCGGCCTCAGCCTGGGAGACCATCCGCCCCCGCCCGACACCAAAGACGACGCCAGCGATGACCGCGATAGCGAGCGCCCGGGCCGTTTCGGCCGGGGTCCGGAGTTTCTGGTGCGCATGGCCGATGGCCAAACCATTCACCTGCACCTGCCGCGACCGCCCAATAACAATTTCAAGGCCCCCTTCGGCTTTGCCTGGACGCTTGCGCTGGTCGCGGTTGCGGTGGCGCTGGGTACTTACCCCATCATCCGCCGTTTGACCCGCAGGCTGGAAACGCTGCAAAACGGGGTTGAGCGCTGGGGCAACGGGGATCTGGGTGCCCGGGTGCGCATGCAGGGCGACGATGAGGTGGGCTTTCTGGCCGCGCGCTTCAACCATGCCGCGGAGCAGATCGAAACCCTGGTGCAGGCGCGCGACACCCTGCTGGCCTCCCAAAAATCACTTCTAGCCAATGCGTCGCACGAGCTACGCTCCCCGCTGGCTCGCATCCGCATGGGGCTGGAGTTGATGGGCAGCACGCCCAGCGCGGCGTTCAAGCAAGAGGTGGCCCGCAACATTGCCGAGCTGGACCAACTGATTGAAGAGATCCTGCTGGCCAGCCGGCTGGATGCCAAAGAAGCCGACCTCGGCACGGTGGAGTCGGTGGATCTTGTCGGGCTGGCCGCCGAAGAATGCGCGCGCAACCAAGCGCTGCTGGATGTTGAGCTGCAGGCTTTTGAGGTTCCCGGTGTCGCCAAACTGCTGCGGCGCGCAGTACGCAACCTGCTGGAAAACGCGCGCCGTTACGGTGCGGGCGACGTGCGTCTGGTGGTGCGCGAAGAGGCCGAGTGGGCCCTGATTCAGGTGTGCGACAGCGGCCCTGGAGTGCCCCCGGAGCAACAACAGCGAATTTTTGAGCCGTTTTACCGGCTGCCAGGCGCTTCTGAGCGAGAGGGCGGCGTCGGACTCGGCCTGGCTTTGGTGAAATCCATCACCGAGCGACACGGCGGCACCGTGCGGTGCACCAACCGGCCGGAAGGCGGCGCCTGCTTCGAGATCCGCTTGCCGCTCAAAGGCGCTTAA
- a CDS encoding ROK family transcriptional regulator yields the protein MNFEATLPNALPEAPASTAAHAPSVLRPRGSNHVGMRQFNERVVLQAIRLNGSLPKADLARLTGLTAQTIGLITTRLEDDGLLLRQDRVRGRIGQPSVPMALNPDGAFSMGIKIGRRSADWLLVDFTGVVRARETLSYSFPDADTLLPQVQSRMRSLQDGLGALAPRIVGVGVAAPFNLGGWHKMLGLSASVSDQWNHIDLAAQVQAMTDVPVSFAKDTQAACVAELVAGRGRDLKSFLYLFVDTFVGGGLVLNSHLHGGIHGNAGAVASLPLQVASGGAVPEQLLAHASLWELEQHFKASGLDPAAAYDDRALEGAYAPLTEAWIASAAQGLAQCVVSGTAFLDLDAVVIDGSFSRAMLKRLIDQTTSALRNYDWEGLWPAKVIAGSIGSDARALGGALLPLHENFAPDRDLFLKVTA from the coding sequence ATGAATTTTGAAGCCACCCTGCCCAATGCCTTGCCCGAAGCCCCGGCTTCGACAGCAGCCCATGCTCCTTCGGTATTGCGGCCACGGGGCTCCAACCATGTGGGTATGCGCCAGTTCAATGAGCGGGTGGTACTGCAGGCGATCCGGCTAAACGGCAGCCTGCCCAAGGCCGATTTAGCCCGCTTGACCGGCCTCACAGCCCAAACCATCGGACTGATCACCACCCGCCTCGAGGACGATGGCTTGCTGCTGCGCCAGGACCGCGTGCGCGGCCGCATCGGACAGCCCTCGGTACCGATGGCTTTGAACCCCGACGGCGCCTTCTCGATGGGCATCAAGATCGGCCGCCGCAGTGCCGACTGGTTGTTGGTCGACTTCACCGGCGTGGTCAGGGCGCGCGAAACCTTGTCCTACAGCTTCCCCGATGCGGATACGTTGCTCCCGCAAGTGCAAAGCCGCATGCGCAGCCTTCAGGATGGCTTGGGCGCCTTGGCCCCGCGCATCGTGGGTGTCGGGGTAGCGGCCCCCTTTAACCTGGGTGGCTGGCACAAGATGCTGGGCCTGTCGGCCTCGGTGTCTGACCAATGGAACCATATTGACCTTGCGGCGCAAGTCCAGGCGATGACCGATGTACCGGTGAGCTTCGCCAAGGACACCCAAGCGGCGTGTGTGGCAGAGCTGGTGGCCGGGCGCGGGCGTGATTTGAAGAGCTTTTTGTACCTGTTTGTCGACACGTTTGTCGGCGGTGGATTGGTGCTGAACTCGCACTTGCACGGCGGCATTCATGGCAATGCGGGGGCTGTCGCTTCGCTGCCCTTGCAGGTGGCCAGCGGTGGTGCGGTGCCGGAGCAGCTATTGGCCCACGCTTCTTTGTGGGAGTTGGAGCAGCATTTCAAGGCCAGCGGCCTCGACCCCGCCGCCGCCTACGACGACCGTGCGCTGGAGGGTGCTTATGCGCCCCTTACCGAAGCCTGGATTGCCAGTGCGGCTCAAGGCCTGGCGCAGTGTGTAGTGAGTGGCACGGCATTTTTGGATCTGGACGCGGTGGTGATCGACGGATCGTTCAGCCGCGCCATGCTCAAGCGCCTGATCGACCAGACCACCTCAGCCCTGCGCAACTACGACTGGGAAGGCCTGTGGCCAGCCAAAGTGATTGCCGGCAGCATCGGGTCAGATGCGCGGGCTTTGGGGGGGGCCTTGCTGCCCCTGCATGAAAACTTTGCCCCCGACCGCGACCTTTTTCTCAAGGTCACCGCCTGA
- a CDS encoding ATP-binding cassette domain-containing protein, translating to MSSPQIVLKASGLVKRYGGVTALDGVDFELRAGEILAVIGDNGAGKSSLIKALSGAVVPDEGSMELDGKPVLFRSPIDARRHGIETVYQDLAVAPAMSIAENLFLGRELRRPGVLGSVFRSLDKKRMLEEAVSRMNDLKVGIRSMTQAVETLSGGQRQCVAVARAAAFAQHVVIMDEPTAALGVKEGNMVLELIRRVRDKGLPVILISHNMPHVFEIADRIHIQRLGKRACVVNPKEISMSDTVAVMTGAKAVEDIPASALA from the coding sequence ATGAGCAGCCCGCAAATCGTTTTGAAGGCCAGTGGACTGGTCAAGCGCTATGGCGGTGTTACCGCCCTTGATGGTGTAGATTTTGAACTCCGCGCCGGAGAAATTTTGGCGGTGATCGGCGACAACGGTGCCGGTAAATCCAGCCTGATCAAGGCCTTGTCGGGTGCTGTGGTGCCGGATGAAGGCAGCATGGAGCTCGATGGCAAACCAGTGCTGTTCCGCTCGCCGATCGACGCGCGCCGCCACGGCATCGAAACCGTGTACCAAGACCTTGCAGTGGCGCCAGCAATGTCGATTGCTGAAAACCTGTTTCTGGGCCGCGAACTCCGCCGCCCCGGCGTGTTGGGCAGTGTGTTCCGGTCACTCGACAAAAAACGCATGCTCGAAGAGGCGGTTTCGCGCATGAATGACCTCAAGGTTGGCATCCGCTCGATGACCCAGGCGGTGGAAACCCTGTCCGGTGGGCAGCGCCAGTGCGTGGCGGTCGCCCGCGCGGCCGCTTTTGCCCAGCATGTGGTCATCATGGACGAGCCGACTGCGGCCTTGGGTGTCAAAGAGGGCAACATGGTGCTTGAGTTGATCCGCCGGGTGCGCGACAAGGGGCTGCCGGTGATTCTGATCAGCCACAACATGCCCCATGTGTTTGAAATCGCGGACCGGATTCATATCCAGCGCCTCGGCAAACGGGCATGCGTGGTGAATCCGAAAGAAATCAGCATGAGCGACACCGTCGCCGTCATGACCGGCGCCAAAGCGGTTGAAGACATTCCGGCCTCTGCGCTGGCGTGA
- a CDS encoding ABC transporter permease translates to MATTNTKQIPWAMLGPWLALLAACTFFATQSDRFLTGENLSLVLQQVMVVGLLAIGQTLIILTAGIDLSCGMVMALGGIVMTKFTMDLGIPPFWAVLCGILVTASFGLLNGLLVTRVKLPSFIVTLGTMNIAFAITQIYSEAQTVGNLPESMTALGNTFSLGGTSVAWGTVVMLGMYLLAWHLLRDTAAGRHVYAVGNNPEAVRLTGISVDRVLLGVYVMAGVLYGVAALLSVARTGVGDPQAGQTENLDAITAVVLGGTSLFGGRGVILGSLVGAVIVGVFRNGLTLMDVASVYQTLITGILVILAVAADQLSRKGAR, encoded by the coding sequence ATGGCTACAACCAATACCAAACAAATTCCATGGGCCATGCTCGGACCGTGGCTCGCCTTGTTGGCTGCGTGCACCTTTTTCGCCACCCAGTCCGACCGCTTTCTGACGGGTGAGAACCTGTCCCTCGTATTGCAGCAGGTCATGGTGGTGGGTTTGCTCGCGATCGGGCAGACACTCATTATTCTGACCGCCGGTATCGATCTGTCCTGCGGCATGGTCATGGCGCTGGGCGGCATCGTGATGACCAAGTTCACCATGGACCTGGGCATTCCCCCCTTCTGGGCGGTGCTGTGCGGGATTCTGGTCACCGCATCGTTCGGCTTGCTTAACGGCTTGCTGGTAACCCGTGTGAAGTTGCCCTCTTTCATCGTGACCTTGGGCACCATGAATATCGCCTTCGCCATCACCCAAATTTATTCTGAAGCGCAAACCGTGGGTAACCTGCCGGAATCCATGACCGCGCTGGGCAATACCTTCAGTCTCGGCGGCACCTCGGTGGCCTGGGGCACCGTCGTCATGCTGGGCATGTATTTGCTGGCCTGGCACCTGCTGCGGGATACCGCCGCCGGCCGCCACGTCTATGCCGTGGGTAACAACCCTGAGGCCGTCCGCTTGACCGGTATTTCTGTCGACCGGGTGTTGCTCGGGGTGTATGTGATGGCTGGCGTCTTGTATGGCGTGGCCGCGCTCTTGTCGGTGGCGCGCACTGGTGTGGGTGACCCGCAAGCGGGCCAGACCGAGAATCTGGACGCGATTACCGCGGTGGTTCTGGGCGGTACCTCTTTGTTCGGCGGCCGGGGTGTGATTCTGGGCTCGCTGGTGGGTGCTGTCATCGTGGGTGTGTTCCGCAACGGACTGACGCTGATGGATGTGGCATCGGTGTACCAAACCCTGATTACCGGCATTCTGGTCATTCTGGCGGTGGCAGCCGACCAACTTTCACGCAAGGGAGCACGCTAA
- a CDS encoding sugar ABC transporter substrate-binding protein produces MKKSAPLILSALALAASGAFAANEPVIGLITKTETNPFFVKMKEGATAEAKKMGAKLLTASGKKDGDTASQIAAIENMTARGAKTILITSSGDAILPAVKKAQEKGVQVIALDSPFDGADALFATDNYKAGELIGQYAKAALGGKPAKIAMLDLFPGHPVGAQRHNGFMKGFGLQANDAKSNELSKTAETVCAADTDGNQAKGQTAMETCLQKDPAINVVYTINEPAAAGAYNALKKAGKEKGVLIVSVDGGCAGVADVGKGVIAATSQQYPLKMAAMGVAAGVEYAKGGKKASGYVDTGVTLIAGKPVAGVDSKDVKTGTDLCWGKK; encoded by the coding sequence ATGAAGAAATCCGCCCCCCTGATCTTGTCCGCATTGGCTTTGGCCGCTTCCGGCGCTTTTGCTGCCAACGAGCCGGTGATCGGCCTGATCACCAAGACCGAAACCAACCCCTTCTTCGTCAAGATGAAGGAAGGCGCGACCGCTGAAGCGAAAAAAATGGGCGCCAAGTTGTTGACCGCGTCCGGCAAAAAAGACGGTGACACCGCATCCCAAATCGCCGCCATTGAAAACATGACTGCTCGCGGCGCGAAAACCATTCTGATCACCTCTTCCGGCGATGCGATCCTGCCTGCGGTGAAAAAGGCCCAGGAAAAAGGCGTGCAAGTCATCGCCCTGGACAGCCCGTTTGATGGCGCTGACGCTTTGTTCGCGACCGACAACTACAAAGCCGGTGAGTTGATTGGCCAATACGCCAAGGCCGCACTCGGTGGCAAGCCTGCCAAGATCGCCATGTTGGACCTGTTCCCCGGCCACCCTGTGGGCGCACAGCGCCACAACGGCTTCATGAAGGGTTTCGGCTTGCAAGCGAACGACGCCAAGTCCAACGAACTCTCTAAAACCGCAGAAACCGTCTGCGCTGCCGATACCGATGGCAACCAGGCCAAGGGCCAGACCGCCATGGAAACCTGCTTGCAAAAGGACCCGGCCATCAACGTGGTGTACACCATTAATGAGCCAGCTGCTGCAGGTGCCTACAACGCACTGAAAAAAGCGGGCAAGGAAAAAGGCGTGCTGATCGTCTCGGTCGACGGCGGCTGTGCCGGCGTGGCCGATGTGGGCAAGGGCGTGATCGCAGCGACCTCGCAGCAATACCCCCTGAAGATGGCCGCTATGGGTGTGGCTGCCGGCGTGGAATACGCCAAGGGCGGCAAAAAAGCCTCCGGCTATGTGGACACAGGCGTGACCCTGATCGCCGGCAAGCCCGTGGCAGGCGTTGACAGCAAAGACGTCAAAACCGGCACCGATCTGTGCTGGGGCAAGAAGTAA
- a CDS encoding nucleoside/nucleotide kinase family protein, giving the protein MENPYLTPNSASPQSALPPEAIARIEALLSSGRRTILGIAAGPGAGKSTLAQALHARFSTQSQYLPMDGFHLANRELARLQQGHCKGAPHTFDSAGYVHLLERVRSQPEGETIYAPDFDRQLEEPIAGAIPLHADKPLIITEGNYLLLEDGAWSRVRGLLDEAWYLDLDPALRHARLLARHMRFGRSEPEARAWIDSTDEPNAVRIAATRHHADWVLQSW; this is encoded by the coding sequence ATGGAAAACCCTTATTTGACGCCAAATAGTGCATCCCCTCAGAGCGCCCTGCCGCCAGAGGCAATCGCCCGTATTGAAGCGCTTTTGTCCAGCGGGCGCCGGACCATTCTGGGGATTGCTGCAGGCCCGGGGGCCGGCAAATCCACCCTGGCACAGGCCCTCCATGCCCGGTTCAGTACGCAGAGCCAATACCTGCCGATGGACGGATTCCACCTCGCCAACCGGGAGCTTGCCCGCTTGCAACAAGGCCACTGCAAGGGTGCGCCGCACACCTTTGACAGCGCAGGCTATGTGCACCTGTTAGAACGTGTGCGCAGCCAGCCCGAGGGCGAGACCATTTACGCCCCCGACTTTGACCGCCAGCTCGAAGAACCCATCGCCGGCGCGATCCCCCTCCATGCGGACAAGCCGCTGATCATCACGGAAGGAAACTACCTGCTGCTCGAGGATGGCGCCTGGTCCCGGGTGCGGGGTTTGCTCGACGAAGCCTGGTACCTGGACTTGGACCCGGCCCTACGCCACGCCCGCTTGCTGGCCCGGCACATGCGGTTCGGACGCAGCGAACCAGAGGCCCGGGCATGGATAGACAGCACGGACGAGCCCAACGCCGTTCGGATCGCAGCCACCCGCCACCATGCGGACTGGGTGCTGCAAAGCTGGTAG
- the waaF gene encoding lipopolysaccharide heptosyltransferase II translates to MAPSQAATGRFGGESLIIAPQWIGDAVMTEPLLRRLAARGERITVAAVPWVAPVYRAMPQVAEVLVLPFARGGVQWTARRAYAAGLRGRFDRAYVCPNSLKSALIPFWAGIPVRVGYSGELRFGLLNRRLPNPPQNSRPPMVAFYSALSSEAGVDHDRPTLQVAPGAIAAVLAPRGLQAQGFYVVAPGAEYGPAKRWPAAHFAAMAAGLEQPVLLLGSAKDDAVCTEIAEAVNALRPGHCVNLAGRTSLDEAVALIAGAHAMVSNDSGLMHVAAAFGVPQVAIFGSSSPLHTPPLNPAATVLWLKNDPAYQPPLDCAPCFKRGCPLGHTRCLNDITPDKVLSIL, encoded by the coding sequence ATGGCCCCAAGCCAGGCGGCCACCGGCCGCTTCGGTGGGGAGTCATTGATCATCGCTCCGCAATGGATCGGGGATGCGGTGATGACCGAGCCGCTCTTACGCCGGTTGGCGGCGCGGGGCGAGCGCATCACGGTGGCTGCGGTGCCGTGGGTGGCACCGGTGTACCGCGCCATGCCCCAGGTGGCAGAGGTGCTGGTCTTGCCCTTTGCGCGTGGCGGCGTCCAGTGGACTGCGCGCCGTGCCTATGCGGCCGGTTTGCGGGGCCGATTCGACCGGGCCTATGTGTGCCCCAACTCCCTCAAAAGTGCGCTGATCCCTTTTTGGGCCGGCATCCCGGTGCGCGTGGGCTACTCGGGTGAGCTGCGCTTCGGGCTGCTGAACCGCCGCCTGCCCAATCCCCCCCAAAACAGCCGCCCGCCCATGGTGGCGTTTTACTCTGCCTTGAGTAGCGAAGCCGGCGTGGACCATGACCGGCCGACGCTGCAGGTTGCGCCCGGCGCGATTGCGGCGGTGCTCGCGCCGCGCGGCTTGCAAGCGCAAGGTTTTTATGTGGTGGCACCGGGCGCCGAGTACGGCCCGGCCAAGCGCTGGCCGGCCGCCCATTTCGCTGCCATGGCTGCGGGGCTGGAGCAGCCGGTGTTGTTGCTGGGCTCGGCCAAGGATGATGCGGTGTGCACCGAGATTGCAGAGGCAGTGAATGCCCTGCGCCCGGGCCATTGTGTGAATCTGGCCGGGCGCACCAGCCTGGACGAGGCAGTCGCGCTGATTGCCGGAGCGCACGCCATGGTGAGCAACGACTCGGGCCTCATGCATGTCGCGGCCGCATTCGGGGTGCCGCAGGTGGCGATCTTCGGATCGTCCAGTCCGCTGCACACGCCGCCGCTGAATCCGGCGGCCACGGTCCTGTGGCTGAAGAATGACCCCGCCTACCAACCGCCGCTGGATTGCGCGCCGTGCTTCAAGCGGGGGTGTCCGCTGGGGCACACACGCTGCCTGAACGACATCACTCCGGATAAAGTGCTATCGATTTTGTAG
- a CDS encoding zinc-finger domain-containing protein, which yields MSQAVVELLASDLNHQGGVFCPSPVAGMQTWNTHPKVYLDVGRSGEAKCAYCGTVYKLKDGEHFAAGH from the coding sequence ATGTCCCAAGCAGTAGTTGAACTCCTGGCCAGCGATTTGAACCACCAAGGTGGCGTGTTTTGCCCCAGCCCGGTGGCAGGCATGCAAACCTGGAACACCCACCCCAAGGTGTACCTGGATGTGGGTCGCTCCGGCGAAGCCAAGTGCGCGTATTGCGGCACCGTGTACAAGCTGAAAGACGGCGAGCACTTCGCAGCAGGTCACTGA
- a CDS encoding branched-chain amino acid transaminase: MSVLPPSMSDRDGKIWMDGQMVEWRDAKIHVLSHTLHYGCGAFEGVRAYNTVNGPAIFRLQEHTERLFNSAKILRMTIPFTQEQVNEAQCAVIRENKLESGYLRPLTWIGDKKLGVSPKGNTIHLMVAAWPWGAYLGEEGMKRGIRVKTSSYTRHHVNITMTQAKAVSNYTNSILANMEATDDGYDEALLLDSSGFVSEGAGENIFVIKNGVIYTPDLSAGALNGITRNTVFHIAKDLGLEIVQKRITRDEVYIADEAFFTGTAAEVTPIRELDRIAMGKGDYVGSRGPITEKIQSAFFDIVNGRNPKYAHWLTKV; this comes from the coding sequence ATGAGCGTACTCCCACCTTCTATGTCTGATCGCGACGGCAAAATCTGGATGGATGGCCAGATGGTCGAATGGCGCGATGCCAAGATCCACGTGCTGAGCCATACGCTGCACTACGGGTGCGGTGCCTTTGAAGGCGTGCGGGCCTACAACACGGTGAACGGTCCCGCCATCTTCCGCCTGCAGGAGCACACCGAGCGCCTGTTCAACAGCGCCAAGATCCTGCGGATGACGATCCCCTTCACCCAGGAGCAAGTCAACGAAGCCCAGTGCGCCGTGATCCGCGAAAACAAACTCGAATCCGGCTACCTGCGCCCCTTGACCTGGATCGGCGACAAAAAGCTGGGTGTGTCCCCCAAGGGCAACACCATCCACTTGATGGTCGCTGCATGGCCATGGGGTGCGTACCTGGGCGAAGAGGGCATGAAGCGCGGCATCCGCGTCAAAACCAGTAGCTACACCCGCCACCACGTCAACATCACCATGACGCAGGCCAAGGCGGTGAGCAACTACACCAACTCCATCCTGGCCAACATGGAAGCCACCGATGACGGCTACGACGAAGCCTTGTTGCTCGACAGCTCCGGTTTCGTGTCTGAAGGCGCGGGCGAAAACATTTTCGTCATCAAGAACGGCGTGATCTACACCCCCGACTTGTCCGCCGGCGCCCTGAACGGCATCACCCGCAACACCGTGTTCCACATCGCCAAAGATCTGGGCTTGGAAATTGTGCAAAAGCGCATCACCCGCGATGAGGTCTACATCGCTGACGAAGCCTTCTTCACCGGCACCGCCGCGGAAGTGACCCCGATCCGCGAACTCGACCGCATTGCCATGGGCAAGGGCGACTACGTGGGCAGCCGTGGTCCGATCACTGAAAAAATCCAATCTGCGTTCTTTGACATCGTCAACGGCCGCAACCCCAAATACGCCCACTGGCTCACGAAAGTCTGA
- a CDS encoding glycerate kinase has translation MMFQKIQRIVIPLAALAALILGYRHYGWPGVALVGGGLIMWQLLHFTRMLQVLKRAANRPIGHVDSAVMLHARLRAGLPLLHVVAMTRSLGQLESPKDTQPERYRWTDTAGSTVLCVFNGGKLQSWDLQRPSQDKALPEPAHAAAVESAS, from the coding sequence ATGATGTTTCAAAAAATCCAACGAATCGTGATTCCGCTGGCCGCCCTGGCGGCCTTGATCCTCGGCTACCGGCACTATGGCTGGCCCGGCGTGGCTTTGGTGGGCGGTGGCCTGATCATGTGGCAGCTGCTGCACTTCACCCGCATGTTGCAAGTGCTCAAGCGGGCGGCCAACCGGCCTATCGGCCATGTGGACAGCGCCGTCATGTTGCACGCCCGCTTGAGAGCCGGCTTGCCCTTGCTGCATGTGGTGGCCATGACCCGCTCTCTGGGGCAGCTCGAATCCCCCAAAGACACCCAACCTGAGCGCTACCGCTGGACCGATACCGCGGGCAGCACGGTGCTGTGTGTGTTCAACGGCGGCAAGCTCCAAAGCTGGGACTTGCAGCGTCCCTCGCAAGACAAAGCGCTGCCAGAGCCCGCGCACGCTGCTGCGGTGGAATCGGCCTCGTAA
- a CDS encoding ATP-binding protein: MRLPALHSMQLRLLAYLSAGVTLVWLAAAAWTWVDARHELDELLDSHLAQAAALLVVQQSHVDDDENEEEAPVLHKYAPRVAFQVFHEGALVARSGNAGLTPMTRETRGFDTVTLDNGDRWRVFATRGSKRDIQVYVGEQLDSRDGILRAVLRGMLLPSMLALPLLAALMWWAVRKAMAPLDALGHSLRSRAPDSTVPLPRDSLPTEMRPMVDELNALLQRIEGMVASERRFTADAAHELRTPIAAIRTQAQVAMGAVDDADERRHALQNTLAGCDRAARLVDQLLTLARLDAPASAAASGRTDLSALARSVAADMAPQALARGQDLELQAPQPCPVAIDEVLPRVLLRNLLDNASRYAGDGARIAVSVAVVRGWVQLTVRDSGPGLSPAEMARLGERFFRVLGTAQTGSGLGWSIVRRIAQATGAQVEVTHSASLGGLQVQVSWPMAEPA; encoded by the coding sequence GTGAGACTGCCTGCACTCCACTCGATGCAGCTGCGTCTGCTGGCCTATTTGTCGGCCGGTGTGACACTGGTGTGGCTGGCGGCTGCGGCATGGACCTGGGTGGACGCCCGCCACGAGCTTGACGAGCTGCTGGACAGCCATCTTGCGCAGGCTGCCGCCTTGTTGGTGGTGCAGCAAAGCCATGTAGACGATGACGAAAACGAGGAAGAAGCCCCCGTGCTGCACAAATACGCGCCGCGGGTGGCATTTCAGGTGTTTCACGAAGGGGCGCTGGTCGCCCGCTCCGGCAACGCGGGCCTGACGCCCATGACCCGTGAGACCCGCGGTTTTGATACGGTGACCCTGGACAACGGTGACCGCTGGCGCGTGTTTGCCACCCGGGGCAGCAAGCGCGATATCCAGGTGTATGTGGGCGAACAGCTCGATTCGCGCGACGGCATTTTGCGGGCGGTGTTGCGCGGCATGTTGCTGCCCTCGATGTTGGCCTTGCCCCTTCTGGCCGCCCTGATGTGGTGGGCGGTGCGCAAGGCGATGGCACCGCTGGACGCCTTGGGCCACAGCCTGCGCAGTCGCGCACCAGACAGCACCGTGCCGCTGCCCCGCGACAGCCTGCCCACAGAAATGCGCCCCATGGTCGACGAGCTCAATGCCCTGTTGCAACGCATCGAGGGCATGGTCGCCTCCGAGCGGCGCTTTACCGCCGATGCGGCCCACGAGTTGCGCACCCCGATTGCCGCGATCCGCACCCAGGCGCAGGTCGCCATGGGCGCGGTGGACGATGCGGATGAGCGTCGCCATGCCTTGCAGAACACGCTGGCCGGCTGTGACCGTGCGGCGCGTTTGGTGGATCAGCTGCTCACGCTGGCCCGCTTGGACGCACCGGCCAGTGCAGCCGCCTCAGGACGCACAGACCTGAGTGCACTGGCGCGCAGCGTCGCCGCAGACATGGCGCCACAAGCCTTGGCGCGGGGCCAGGACCTCGAGCTGCAAGCGCCGCAGCCCTGCCCGGTCGCTATCGACGAGGTGTTGCCGCGGGTCCTGCTGCGCAATCTGCTGGACAACGCCTCGCGCTATGCGGGCGACGGTGCGCGCATAGCGGTGTCGGTGGCTGTGGTGCGGGGCTGGGTGCAGCTGACGGTGCGGGATAGTGGGCCGGGCTTGTCGCCGGCCGAGATGGCCCGGCTCGGCGAGCGCTTTTTCCGGGTGCTGGGGACGGCGCAGACCGGGAGTGGCTTGGGCTGGTCTATCGTCCGGCGCATTGCGCAGGCCACGGGGGCGCAGGTGGAGGTCACACACTCTGCAAGCTTGGGCGGCTTGCAGGTGCAGGTGTCCTGGCCGATGGCCGAGCCGGCCTAG